DNA sequence from the Cucumis melo cultivar AY chromosome 6, USDA_Cmelo_AY_1.0, whole genome shotgun sequence genome:
GAAATAAGAGAATTTTACCTTAACTCCTCGCTCAGTATTATTATCAAGATGGTAGACTTAATTGAGTCAACAACTAGAGTCACTCTCTCACacacaaatcaaagaaaatcccTCGTGAGCTCTTCATAAATAACTCACTTAGAATTCAAATCAAGTTACATAGTTATCGtttgaaatattaattatttattcaaTTAAGGGTGTTATAACCGAAGATTACATATACATAAATAACGATAGATTACTATCAGCATCTATTTGTGTCATGTCTATTATATCCACTCTACAATCgattatgatattttgttatagttataaatattgttgtttatttttctatatctGAAAACAATAACTACTTATTCACACAAAATCCCAAAATTATGAATAAACAATAAAATGTAAAATTGaacttaaaaaatttatatcCAATAACTCATGGAGACATGGAAAAGAGTGTAAGACTAAACATTATTTGAATCGTATAAACTCTCACATAcaaatcaaaaaaggaaaaacaatacAAAAAGACTGTTCAGTTGCAACTAATGATGAAGATTCATAGTTGAACTTTGATCAAACACTAAAGATTTCTTTTACCCTAAATCCTAAGGGATCAAAAAAATCATATtgagtagaaaaagaaaaaaaaaaaagaaaaagaaaaaaagcccTGAACATCCCCATTTTCATATGCATATTATAACACAACCAATAATTACAACTTGAGTACAAATTTTTATCATAGTATGTCCTTTCCAATTGATAGGACCCCTTTTTGATAGTAACAAATTTCTGGATTCATCATCATCCTGGTCATCAGCTCaagttctttctttcttttttttttaaaaataaatttttatagaGTATAAATCTCCATCCTGCTAACACAAGATCGATGatgtaaaaaatagaaatatCAGGTTGGAAAAAAACAAAGGTCAAGCTTTCAAGTAAAAATCCAAGAATTCAAAACTGTCTTCCAAGACATCATTTGGCCTACCAAGCTGAAATCTGTGAAGAAACTATTCGTCGAATCAATGGACGCGATCGGTTATAAACACGAATGTAAGAGCTAAGATGAAGAGAAGTGACATGAAACCGTCCCAAGAACGGTGGTGGGCTGAACTTGCGGTGGGAATAACCTTTGGAAGCGCACATTCTTCGCCATTGAAAAAGACTTTGCTTGGGAAACCATCGCCCCGTAGTATGTCGATGTTGCGTAGACCCTTCTTGGTGAAAGAAATAACAGATTGTTGCTTCCCAGGAACTCTTGGATCAGTTTTAGGATTGGTCCCATTAACCTCTCCCATCAAGTAAGATAAACCAGGCAAACCTTGGAGGAAGATTGTATTTTTGATGTTGGGAAGCTTGGTTCCATTGAAGGAATAAACGTTTTCGTAACCGCGACCGGCCTTGTTTAACTGAATGGCAGTAAACCAATCTTCAAATGGATAATCTTCCCAATTGAAGAGTGTTAATCTTGCAGTCCATCCATTAGTATAATCAGAGTTGATATGCCAATTTAGGCTAACCCCACAATTATCAGGACATGGCAGTTTTTTGGGATTTCGGTAATGCTTAATTTTAGCCCAGGCTCTAGCTTTCGCTGTCCTGTTAGCAAATGGAACCAAAAGTGCTTCTGGAGGGAGCAGCATTGCATTTGCATTTGGATTGCAAGTATCAGTATCAATATCGTCACACCCACAAGCACAAGTATTGCAAGGAATAACAGAGTCATTATAATAAGCTGAAAATGAAACACAGCATTTTGATTGCTTCACCTTTGGCCTTGTAATGTTGCATATAATTTGCCAACTTGCAATTGCGGTACTCGTTGCTTGAAGTCCACTCGGGTCAGGGAACTCCGTTGGTTCGACTCGGAGTGGTGCCGCACAAACGTACTTCGGATTCAGAACGCCAGAGATCTTCCATTTCTGTGGTGGATTAAGCGCCGTTCTGTTCATATCCGGTGGAAGCTTATAGACTTGTAGTTGAAAAATAGACCTTGCTTTACTCTCATCCATTAATGTTGGCAATAAGCTTCCATTCCTACAACAATACGGCAACTTGCCGACTTTATCATCATTAGCACGATCGGCGGGAAGGTCAGCGATTACGGGTCGCTTATCGCAACTCATGACTTGAGAGAAGTCGAAATCTTGATAGTATTGGCCAGCAGTACCATAAACGCATTGAGATAAATCTCTCGTATGAGTGTAAGCTCCTCTCATGCTTTGAATGAATTCTCCTCTCATCCATTCCCAAGTTAAGTTCCAATGATCAAGACGGCCAAGAGGGTTGTTGTTGTCTATTGTAACTTGAGCAAGATAATTATTTCCATAAGCTTGCATTACATCATAAGTGAGTGAGAGATCTCCGTTTTGGCGATCGAAAAATTtggtctttttttcttttttcacctTGAACTTTGGATCCTTTTTGCAGCATACATGCATTGATCTCTTACCTACGTATCAACATCATATTAACCAAACCAACAACTAAATTGTTACcatacaaaataataaaaaaaaagtatcaaAATATATAAGATCATAAGTAATCAATAACCATACAAGTGGTGAAAATTTTAAACATTTGATTTTCTGTTttataaattcctaaatttcataaatatgaaatgaattttaaaacaatttattttatGTCTGATAGGTCAacttagtattttttttaaaaaaaagttaacgAGTCAATCAAAATCAAGTtttacgattttttttttaataagacaTTCAATTTTTAGTTTTACATTTTGACAGATCCATGGATATTAAATATATAGCATAATAAGTCAAAAGACGTTTAAACACACCagtataaaattaaatactataCATATTGGATGTAAAATACTTATTAGCAAAATTGTAGATCATTTATTTAATATGATATTATCcatataaaagaataatagatcaaacttcatcattttttttcttaattcgaaAAGGTGTGAATGAGTTTGAAAGTTGAATTAAGGATACCGCGATGGCGAGGGGCAGGGCACTTAAATCCATCGTTAACAAGACGAATGGTCTTCGGCATCGGAACACCCGGCGGCTTAATTCCGAATTGCGATCCCGTCAGCTCCACCGTAGCCTGAATCTGATTTATATCTCCGGCGGTTTCAATCGACGTTTTGAGATCCGTCATTGGATACCCAGCCAAAGTAGTCCCATTCCCAACATCCACAGGGAAATCCGACCCATCCATCACTACCGCACCATTCGCCGACACCAAAATCTCATGGTGATGAAATCCAATAAACATCTTCCATGCCTTCAGCTCCGTCGATCCCGCATTCAAAATCACCGCCTCCGACTTAAACGCCCACGCCTGAGCCGTGGCATTCTTCAACCGTGGCAGCTCTTTCTCCCGCGAAATAAATGTATAAGACAAAAATATCCCATTACAGTCATTCTGCTCTGGCGGTGGCGCAGCTGGCTTGGCATCGTCGTCATCatcaccgccgccgccgccaccaCCACCGCCAATAATGTAGTCTTGTGAAAAACAGAGagaaaaattggaaaaaagaagaagggaaaTGAGAAGAGAAACAGAGAAGAAATGTGGCATTGGAAACTGCATGCCGGAAGGATCAGAGAGAAAAATTAGAAATGGGtattgaatattattattattattattattttttgtatgTGTTTTTGGTTTCATGGGGTTTGACGGCGCCGCGCGAGGACGCGGCGGAGGAATGGtaggaggggggggggggggggttgggGAAAACCGGAAATGAGAAAAGAGGAAGATTGTTATAAAagagaggaggaggaagaagaagaagaagaagaagaagacagagTCAGGTATATTTTTTGGCCTTTGATTTTACCGCCATTTTCGCACCTTCCGTGGAAATCGACTTTGCTTGGTTCTTCTCTTCAGCTCTATAAACTAATACAAAcctaatatttttatttcaaaacttctttttattgattttttattttttactatttattgtGTATACATTACATTACATCCTCATGACCTTTTTATATCGATGTTTGGCATTTTCCATTTCTAAATAGTAGGTTGAACATATTTagaacattatttaaaaaaaaaatagtatgtAAATAATAATAGTGTTGGTGGAgaaattttgattgattagaaATTGTTTTATTGTTGGTGTATGCTAAtgattaatttataaatttgatATCAATTGCAAATTTCCTCTAGTTCtcatattaaattataaaacaGTGGAATTGGCAAATCGAATAATACTGGTGGTTTAAGCATTCACCGATCGAGTAAATGTCAGCAGTTTGGTTTAGTTAAATTATGTCACACATTAAAGCTAAGTTAGTTCGAGCTTACTAATGTAGATTGAGTTAAATTTGATTAAGGTCTACTTTGAAAAGATTGGAAACCATGCTTATGTCCTCTCTTGAAATTATAGCGGCATGTTTGGGGGATTTGAGTTGACTTACGAAATTTGGAGATTTGAGTTAATATATTAGAGTTAGGAAGTTTGTGTTTGAGGTGTAAGTTGTGAGCATTGCTTCGATAAATGTACAGGTTTTAATAATGAAAAGTATTAAAGTTGGTAGAGTGAGTTATATAACACCTACTTTATAAAGTCGATGCTCGTATTTCGCTTACCAACATATGTGTGTTGAGATGAGTTGGTACTTATAATATATCAACCCATTTTTTGACCCACCAAACTTCAAATACTGATGTAGTTAAGTTGGTATATTTTATCAATGCACCTCAATTATCTCTTCTTCCAATGTTTTCAATGCTCCATTCATTGACTTCAAAGACCACTTTTTCACTCTCCCAACTCCGTAACTCGTCTAGTTCTCTCACATGACAACTTTGAAGGGGGTGGGAGTggggggtttgaattgaaaatttgagggggttAGGGTCGAAAATTTGAGGGGAGTGAAATTGAAAATCTGAGGGGGGTCGTATTGAAAACTTGAGAGGGATGAGggtaattattgtttataaattctgtAATTTGTagttgagatttgttttggctatgcTACAGTTATGGTAGTTTTTAGTTCAAACTTActtgtttattttttagtagttttgaatccatttgttgttgatttattATGACTATCCTATAGTTATGGTAATCTTTTTAATACCAAattagttttgaatttgttagtaTTACTAAAGGTTTGAAGTTGTGGTAGGTAGCTTGTAAAGTATATATGTTGGAAGGGGTAGGTAAGTtgtaaagattgaagttgtttgtggttagcttgtgatggctatcctgcagttatggtagcttatGTAGTTTAAACCTAGCTTTGGTGAAAAGTTTGGAAGATTGTGCATTGCTTATTCAGTTAAGTAAGTTTAGGGTGCGAGAGAAGGAATATACgactaatcaaacctatttatgttttagggactttaacgatggacaatggttggatgaaacttaggaataagttttctATTGAGTAGagagggagtgacccaatttttagaggttACCAAGTTTCAAGTTGATGATTACGaacgaataaggtgtccatacaagagatgtatgaactcaagtTGGAACTCATTAAaaggtgtggaacgacatctatttactattggaatatccccctactacacaaaATGGATGTATCATAAAGAGCTAGTTAACTTGAATAGAGGTACAAAaaactttgatgaaggaactagtagtaatccttttgatgaaggaactagttgtTTACATGTTGTTAAAACttgttgaatattgaaggaaaaattAAGGATACCGTGAATGCTCGGTTGGAATTAAagatttgaagataagaaatgatttacactttatagaagTCGGTAACAGATTGGTCAACCCACATGCGAGTTACACGTTGACTAGCAGTAAGTGagttgagttttgcaagttcCTGAAATCAATTAAGTTTCTCAATGGATTTGTTTCTAATATTTCAAATGTGTGAATGAAAGAGATGGGAAAATATCAGGTCTCAAAATGCACGACTGTCATGTTTTGCTACATCGACATCCACCTATTGATATTTGAGCATTCTTACCAAAAAACGTGTACACCGCTATTACGAAACTATGTAATTTTTTCCATGACTCGTGCATAAGAACGATtagagtaagtgatttggataTATTGTAAGCAGATATCGTAATCATACTTTacaagttggaaagaatatttctgCCTACCTTCTTTATCGTTATGGTACGCCTTGCCATTCATTTACCATATGAAACCAAGATTGTTGGCTCGGTTTCTTACAGTTGAatgtatcccattgaaagaagtctatgcactttaaaacaatattttcaaaataaagcACATCCTCAGGGCTCTATTATAGAAGCATATGTGATGAATAAATTGGGCACTTTTTGCTCGCATTACCTAAGTGGTATGAAGACTCAATTTACTAGAGATGAGCAAAATGATGATAACATTCCAGATGACGAGGTGATTGgtgaattcaaaattttcaagcAGATAATACGATCTTTAAGTGCGTCAAGTCTTCAAACTCCATCACAGGAGGAGAAACGCCTCTTTCATTGGTACATCCTCAACAATGTAGACGAAATATTGGAGTATTGCAAGACATCAACAGGCATTTCCTGAATGGTTCTGAAATCAGGTATATAGCGTGCACACATTTGATAACTGACATATACGTACTAACCTATTTGAACGTGAAAGTATATAATCATTGTCATATGGGTTTCAGGTTATACAATTGCGTGAGACAGAAAATATGTCTCACGATTTCTTCTTACTTACGATGGGACCATCACTTAATGTTTGGTGTTATAATGGATGCATTGTTGGTGGGATGAGAATTTACACGACGCAATGTGATTCCCAACGCACTACACAAAACAGTGGAGTCATGGTAATCGATGAAAGAAGTGCCAGTGGAAGTGGCGGCAACAATTTCTATGGTGTTTTGGATGAAATGTTAGATGTTCAATATCTGATGGAAGAAGTATTTGACTATTTAAGTGTTGGTAGTATGACACCGACAACAATCAAAGCCAAAGGGCACATGTGGAATTAGGGTACAAAACAATCAACACGTTCGATTTTTAGTTCGCCGAGGAACCGATCTTTCTTGTGATGCAGGCACATCAAATATTTTACCTAGTTGACCTAAAAAATGGTACTAATTAGAAAGTTGTTCAAGTGGTCCAGAAGTGGATAATGTTGAGAATGGGCAATTAAATATACTCGAAGTCATTGTCAGTCATCAagtggatgaacacattgaggatgacactctgtgcAAGCCTGATAATGATCCTACAGTTGTTGAGAGACCGATTGTGCGTCATGTCGTTGACGACTTTATAGATGATGGTGATGAACAATTGTCATATCAAAGTGTATCAAGCGACGACAAATGATAGTGACGAACCACGTATCTACATATTTTATTAGTTTATATTTCTAACTTGAGTAGGTATTTGTATTTGCTTAATCAATGTTTGTTTCTATATGTCCACAGGTACTATGTCATCATTCCGAGCGGTTTCGAGGAGATAGATTAGATGTTTCTCGAGTTCGATGAGGATTTAAACACTGTGGAGGGTCGTCCTCAGTGAACGACAATTTGGGCGAGTCTCTCGATACATTAATTCATAATTGTTTTAATGTGTTTCTCATATAATTAAACATGTGGAGGagatttaattaaaagaatattCATGACAAAGGAAAATACAAAGCAACAACCAGAAGaataagaagatgaagatgatgaaattcttggagaaaaatatatttttttcttttttgttacaCATTTTCACTATATTCATGCAAGAATTGTAGTTAAGTAATCGTtattattatcacaaaaaataataataaaataaataaagaaggaagaactttaaaaaataaaagaaaaaaaattgcattaCATATTTTATTCAAACAAAGATGAGTAGAATGacttaataaaaaaattcaatcaTAAAAACCGATtataaaaagttcaaaaaaccGTACAAATACTCTAGCActgcattttcaaatatagacaTGTGATCTTAGAATAAACAACTATGCATCCCAAGCACACATAGGAACTCTTAAGACATGAACTTCCCAAAAATATGAACTCCAAATGTTTATTCTATATCTACTCGATATCCCCAAAACCCTTTACATATATATCATATAGATTCATTTCTTAACCAGTATGAAACTTTGTTTGCACCTAATCATTCTCGCATAGAATAAGTAATCACATTTGAGCCTCCCCGCGAATAAATTTGTCTCCCAAAACAACTAGGTTGTCCATCATCTCAAAGCAACAACTTGTTCATCTCGAGGCAACATCAAAGTAGAGCACAACTTCAAATGAAAACAATCCATAATGAGATTTTATTTACTCTTATTCAAGCTAGGGTGAGTCAATCGACAATCTCAACCTAGATAAACAAAAGAGAGGCTTACTTATTCTCACTTGTTTGAAATTTGAGAATTCATACAATATATAACTAATTCATACAATACATATATTATAACTTTGGGAAACCACCAATTTATAAAGGATCGGACAACACTTTACATATTTCAACGTTAATATGATATTTTGAGTTTATTAATATTCTCAATCATGtggatttatatatttataaagagAGATAAATTTTATAATCTACCACGTTTATACAAACTCAATATATAGATACCATTACTCACACCCGAGTCCACATAAACAATCTTGATTAAATAATTTGTAACAATTATAAAGTGGATTGTATATATATGGCATACAACCTTGTCCATATAACATACATCATTTTATTGTTATCTGACCAATGTTTGGATGATACTCAATTTATTGCTCGAGAGAGATGACATTAGGTTAGATATTGTAACGCctccaaaattaagataattttggagttaattatcttagttttgtttaataagatttaatttattatgctttattttgaattcatttaatgacaattatttgattttgtgggaatttgaattaattaaatatttgttggatgaatatttaattaactagaggttttgcttgtggtgtttgttgagattttgattaaattataTGTTATGAGGTTTGAGTAAAGTTAgagatttttagtgttgttgaaattgaattaagttaaataattattgatgttatttaattaaactgtAGAGTGGaaatttgttggagatttggtaattatatgtatatgtggatatatacatatataattattatgagaaatgaaaaattaattatttgatatatacatatatacatatacacgttatatatcgttgatacacttgttattgtttgctgatacacttgatagatttaatacacttaatcacttgttAAACTTCGGTAATACATATTATTgatttgaaacacttgatatgttgttgatacacttactcaactattgatacacttaatcaattaaatacacttgatgcgcTAAGAATGATatactttatatatcgttgatacacttgtttgtttgctaatacatttgatagatgtaatacacttaatcacttgctaaacttcattgatacatattattagtttgaaacacttgatatgttgttgatacacttgcgaaactgttgatacactcaattaattaaatacacccgatgtactaagcatgatacactttatgtattgtcgatacagttgttatggtatgtttacaatcttaataacatgttgaacatcattatcgtCTATAGTCAAtaaattaaaactgaaagttcaatacatgactcaacctgaatttcagtatgaatcaagttcacaaaagaatcaaatgatgatatcgctccatcaaccaaaacacaatttatTTTGTAATGCACGTAGTAATGTTGGTCAACCCATTGAcctttttgaaaaacaattactgccaatttaaccataactacaatgatctgcaacaattttgggaaaataaaaaacacgtagtaagtatatcagtcaactaatacatataatataaatatatcatatcgttgatataaaaaactgatacaaattaaaaaaaaaaaaaaagaaccgaacgtaactaaataaaaccaaactgatctacgaaactcctttcgataaaagatagtatgaacaaataaaagaacaaataaaagagatgaggaagaactaatcgtagccctaattttaataaataatatatgagcaattcaCATAAATAATATTAGGACttcaaaaaaggggaagaaatacatacataattcttgttttccctgaagaaaaaatgaggagaatagaagaagaagaagacgaggagaagatgatgaaaaaaaaagaagccgACAAAGAGAGAGGaatctaaaagaacgaaactgaagagagaagagaaggacggtgaagaagaggcagaagaagacgaggagaagagaagtaggtgaataggagaaatggtgaagaagaacgatagagaagagaataagaaaacgaaaaatgaagaagaacaataaagaaaaacaaaagaggaagagaaaacaccaaagaagggcaattttggaataataaaaagaataaaataataaatatcaaccaaaattaaaaagttgctatatttgcaaaattgaaaatgttagtgctaatattgctaaattagatttttattgtgTCACCCACTAaatatttaaaaggaaaattaataattatatattagaTATGATTGTTTGGAAAAGGAATCTAATCTTCCAAATCTTTGAGCTAAAATTTAATTGTTGGTTAAAATAATTCATATTGgaatttatgatattttaaaataactgATTTATTGGAGAAGATTTAGTTGATTTAAAAAATTGAGCatttaagttaatttgggataaaaaaaattggttttggtggaattggatatatttatttatttagttagttAGTTAATAATTGGGATTTTTTGTGGAATATAATattaaagttaattatatgacggaatatgattataattggaaaataaaataatccatgagaagagaaatgatttatttgattggacgagaaaagattatatatttatttagaagagagaataattgtttgaataaatatatgtttattatatattttggtgagagaataataataataataataataatataaaaaagaagtattataattattattaatggttataaatgcatAAGATTTTgtacatttaaaaaatttattgaagaaagatagtgggaataaaaatatatgtatatattggtattatacatatatcttaaaaggaaaaggaaataataatgataaattttattgttattatttgggtttataaatatCATTTGAACGCTTAAGTTGgaaagataagaaaaaagaaaaaggtttttcatctttttcactAAGATAACCCTCCGTTGCCGCCTCACCAATTTTAGTTATGATCGATCGGTCCTTTTGGAAAGCTTGAAGAtttaagtgatgaatttttccatcaaggttaagagaatttttcaacctctgTTCGACTAACTTTAGTAAgctaaggtaattaaattaataattagttaatttaattttggatctaattggaGTTTATTTAAAAGTTCAATTGGTTAATTTTTGAAGATTTAAGGATTTTTTCCATTCAACGTTGAATTGGTtccaaccccaatttttaggaAGTTGATTAATTTTGGGAAAATTTTTGGAtgatagccaattgctaattttagtaattaaaataatgaaattttattttatgatgaggatcaaattaattggagaatttttattGTCAGCTAGGGAATAGTTTGTTTgactaaaatctccaggtaagagattcttctactagctaagatgtaatttttcattatgcattaatgtagctaagatgcataatgtgttgatgtAGAAGACTTATGTTAATGACTGAGATTATATcaatgatgatgactgatattacgttgatgatgatgcatgacatattaatcacatgattaaggacgttatgattaacattcatgtcatgtttatgatgtttatgatttTCTACGTGCTATGGATGGGTGTTCTATTAGCTTAGTCTATTAGGGTCGTACTCCTATGGGTGTCCCTCAGGATtaccacctttttatgattgtgtgGTTCGACGAGACCACCAGTCTGTTATGATATGTTATGTTTATGAGTGGTCCGACAGGATCACTTACAATCTgattgtcttaggtgttccttctgttgggttttatgccctaaaactcgtagatagtaaatataatctatTGATCATTATTAATacagtgttttattattataatttcaataattgttcttgattatattattagttttgtctcaataacctaaatccaataaactaacatactaagttgtttgatgagtcttgaatagtatgtagagacatacggggatcaatgttcaaaatcaacttaaagggtctatagtatcgGGTTAAGGTTGAAtaccttatcctagtaacaCTATAGATATGGTTCACTTAGTATATGATACAAATGCATTGACCCAACGTGTTCATGTAGGCGATATGCGAGTGAGAGTATCTTATGCAATGAatttgcataagaccggaccacgaaatcactagatgtaactctgttaactagttagccaatttctattttattgggatgacctaggtaacttagtcttaatcccgagtgtattatgaactcctgttcgcgagagattgtcctttgatttatacgagtgagagtggctagattgccgactcaatatgtttatcattttggggacaagatcgagtgggaagatggaaacataatcacataaaatggaattcactcattcctgactttagggtaagtagataagtattctcttaaatggtgtctccga
Encoded proteins:
- the LOC103501628 gene encoding COBRA-like protein 10, coding for MKPKTHTKNNNNNNNIQYPFLIFLSDPSGMQFPMPHFFSVSLLISLLLFSNFSLCFSQDYIIGGGGGGGGGDDDDDAKPAAPPPEQNDCNGIFLSYTFISREKELPRLKNATAQAWAFKSEAVILNAGSTELKAWKMFIGFHHHEILVSANGAVVMDGSDFPVDVGNGTTLAGYPMTDLKTSIETAGDINQIQATVELTGSQFGIKPPGVPMPKTIRLVNDGFKCPAPRHRGKRSMHVCCKKDPKFKVKKEKKTKFFDRQNGDLSLTYDVMQAYGNNYLAQVTIDNNNPLGRLDHWNLTWEWMRGEFIQSMRGAYTHTRDLSQCVYGTAGQYYQDFDFSQVMSCDKRPVIADLPADRANDDKVGKLPYCCRNGSLLPTLMDESKARSIFQLQVYKLPPDMNRTALNPPQKWKISGVLNPKYVCAAPLRVEPTEFPDPSGLQATSTAIASWQIICNITRPKVKQSKCCVSFSAYYNDSVIPCNTCACGCDDIDTDTCNPNANAMLLPPEALLVPFANRTAKARAWAKIKHYRNPKKLPCPDNCGVSLNWHINSDYTNGWTARLTLFNWEDYPFEDWFTAIQLNKAGRGYENVYSFNGTKLPNIKNTIFLQGLPGLSYLMGEVNGTNPKTDPRVPGKQQSVISFTKKGLRNIDILRGDGFPSKVFFNGEECALPKVIPTASSAHHRSWDGFMSLLFILALTFVFITDRVH